A single genomic interval of Nerophis ophidion isolate RoL-2023_Sa linkage group LG11, RoL_Noph_v1.0, whole genome shotgun sequence harbors:
- the LOC133561987 gene encoding ataxin-1-like isoform X1, whose product MKSNQERSNGCLPPKKREILALEQRPVVVAAATPPVVHPDPTPHTENLAWLANVASERCRSRDTESPRRPNSSTSSSSPPPSIPTSCTPLSAVTLGSLPAVYSTTIPQHTGTIQFAQLGPNVQFISSGPYAGYISSHVVPANTSSVGQRSQLDGYTTALISPNTKGEQQFQIGVPPTELAPVTLSNSPQITNQYIHLDNRTPLTVSGTAISSPGAHLQLHPHSAVLPQTLTLAPSQLLVQYSDGFVGKKPEVHAKGMLNGELEVVKQIKAPTQMVNHHQVQSYEARHILVPAEYGQNPSGLQTSLVLVAQPNHGADQEQSTNKISLLQTEKGSICLGKPMSRSSSFSSLSSSEVVKTIAPHAVMQATLPAEEIPVSLYSSTQAPIIGYFTSANQHAVSYHTALPQHLVIPSGQSLLIPVSSANNGTETEVSRAVSSLTATTTPQISTAMPHAYLATALSKCEPIGTDGNQVPRAVAPAHPTLPSNPAPAVVTAPSPVPAPIPVSGNAPVSTSIQASPTISSPSSPVALPPFFMRGSIIQLADGELKRVEDLKTEDFIQSAEISSELKIDSSTVERIDCGQTPNAVVIQFSVGELKAQVCVEVLVEYPFFVFGQGWSSCCPDRTTQLFELSCAKLCVGDVCVSLTLRRLRNGSLQDTEALGARLKTARMSDPCNNTELMNQRPNTATSNTGLLMKASGVERVQTSAPAPGRGGPTQMGLNPRSVEGISGIADVKIDMATPSKIQCRDPERTSVRKRRWSAPERDQTERAEGEPPSTLPSIIPQEVKISIEGHSSSGRERCLNKP is encoded by the exons ATGAAATCCAATCAGGAGCGGAGTAATGGATGCCTGCCACCTAAAAAGCGAGAGATCCTGGCACTGGAGCAGAGGCCAGTGGTAGTAGCTGCTGCAACTCCTCCTGTGGTCCATCCTGATCCCACTCCTCACACTGAGAACCTTGCATGGCTGGCAAATGTAGCCAGTGAACGGTGCAGGTCCAGAGACACAGAGAGTCCAAGACGTCCCAACTCTTCCACTTCCTCCTCTTCTCCTCCCCCTTCCATCCCAACGTCATGTACTCCCCTGTCTGCAGTGACGCTTGGCTCCCTACCTGCAGTCTACTCGACAACCATTCCTCAGCACACGGGAACCATCCAGTTTGCACAGCTCGGACCTAATGTTCAGTTCATCAGTTCTGGGCCCTACGCTGGCTACATATCTTCTCATGTGGTCCCTGCAAATACCAGCTCCGTGGGACAGCGCTCCCAGCTGGATGGTTACACCACCGCCCTGATATCACCTAACACCAAAGGAGAGCAGCAGTTCCAAATTGGCGTCCCTCCAACAGAGCTTGCCCCTGTTACCCTTTCAAACTCTCCACAAATAACCAACCAGTACATACATCTCGATAACAGAACACCTCTGACCGTCAGTGGAACCGCCATCTCATCACCTGGAGCCCACCTCCAGCTCCACCCTCACTCTGCTGTCCTCCCTCAAACACTCACCCTTGCTCCCTCGCAGCTGCTGGTTCAGTATTCAGATGGTTTTGTGGGAAAGAAACCAGAGGTGCATGCCAAGGGTATGCTGAATGGCGAGCTTGAAGTCGTCAAACAGATTAAAGCTCCTACTCAAATGGTAAATCATCATCAAGTCCAGAGTTATGAGGCTAGACACATTCTTGTGCCTGCAGAGTATGGCCAGAACCCATCCGGACTCCAGACCTCATTGGTACTTGTAGCCCAGCCAAACCATGGAGCTGATCAGGAACAGAGCACCAATAAGATTTCCTTACTTCAGACCGAGAAGGGCAGCATCTGTTTGGGGAAACCGATGTCTAGATCTTCTTCTTTCTCCTCCCTCTCATCGTCAGAGGTGGTGAAAACTATCGCCCCCCATGCAGTCATGCAGGCCACTCTTCCCGCTGAAGAAATACCTGTCAGTCTTTATTCCTCCACACAAGCTCCAATCATCGGCTATTTCACCAGTGCCAACCAGCATGCAGTTAGTTATCACACAGCACTGCCTCAGCACTTGGTCATTCCTAGTGGTCAGTCCTTGCTCATCCCAGTCAGCAGCGCCAACAATGGCACAGAAACAGAGGTGAGCCGTGCTGTTAGCTCCCTGACTGCTACCACAACACCCCAGATATCCACTGCCATGCCTCATGCCTATCTCGCCACAGCCCTGTCCAAATGTGAGCCAATTGGCACAGATGGAAATCAAGTACCCCGCGCTGTAGCCCCAGCACACCCTACCTTGCCCTCAAACCCAGCCCCTGCAGTGGTGACAGCTCCCTCTCCAGTCCCAGCTCCAATCCCTGTTTCTGGCAATGCTCCAGTCTCCACTTCCATCCAAGCTTCTCCCACCATCTCCTCTCCTTCCTCCCCCGTGGCCCTACCGCCATTCTTCATGAGAGGTTCCATCATTCAGCTCGCCGATGGGGAGCTGAAGCGTGTGGAGGATCTCAAAACCGAGGACTTCATTCAAAGCGCGGAGATCAGCAGTGAACTGAAGATCGACTCCAGTACCGTTGAGCGTATCGATTGTGGCCAGACTCCCAACGCTGTGGTCATACAGTTTTCTGTTGGGGAGCTCAAAGCCCAG GTGTGTGTGGAGGTTCTGGTGGAATATCCCTTCTTTGTATTTGGTCAGGGCTGGTCCTCCTGTTGTCCTGACCGGACCACTCAGCTATTTGAGCTGTCCTGTGCTAAGCTGTGCGTGGGGGACGTCTGCGTATCTCTGACACTTCGCCGGCTGAGAAATGGTTCGCTACAAGACACCGAAGCTTTGGGGGCCAGGCTGAAGACGGCCCGAATGTCGGACCCCTGCAACAACACAGAGCTCATGAATCAGAGGCCAAACACTGCAACCAGTAACACCGGTCTTCTTATGAAGGCCTCTGGTGTAGAGAGAGTGCAGACATCTGCACCTGCGCCAGGACGAGGGGGACCAACCCAAATGGGACTAAATCCGAGATCAGTGGAAGGAATCTCTGGAATTGCAGATGTGAAAATAGATATGGCCACACCGTCCAAAATCCAGTGCAGAGATCCAGAAAGAACCTCTGTTCGAAAGAGAAGATGGTCCGCTCCAGAGCGGGACCAGACTGAGAGAGCAGAGGGGGAGCCTCCGTCAACTCTGCCCTCCATCATCCCTCAGGAGGTAAAAATCAGCATAGAGGGCCACTCAAGCAGCGGCAGAGAAAGATGCTTGAACAAACCGTAG
- the LOC133561987 gene encoding ataxin-1-like isoform X2, giving the protein MKSNQERSNGCLPPKKREILALEQRPVVVAAATPPVVHPDPTPHTENLAWLANVASERCRSRDTESPRRPNSSTSSSSPPPSIPTSCTPLSAVTLGSLPAVYSTTIPQHTGTIQFAQLGPNVQFISSGPYAGYISSHVVPANTSSVGQRSQLDGYTTALISPNTKGEQQFQIGVPPTELAPVTLSNSPQITNQYIHLDNRTPLTVSGTAISSPGAHLQLHPHSAVLPQTLTLAPSQLLVQYSDGFVGKKPEVHAKGMLNGELEVVKQIKAPTQMVNHHQVQSYEARHILVPAEYGQNPSGLQTSLVLVAQPNHGADQEQSTNKISLLQTEKGSICLGKPMSRSSSFSSLSSSEVVKTIAPHAVMQATLPAEEIPVSLYSSTQAPIIGYFTSANQHAVSYHTALPQHLVIPSGQSLLIPVSSANNGTETEVSRAVSSLTATTTPQISTAMPHAYLATALSKCEPIGTDGNQVPRAVAPAHPTLPSNPAPAVVTAPSPVPAPIPVSGNAPVSTSIQASPTISSPSSPVALPPFFMRGSIIQLADGELKRVEDLKTEDFIQSAEISSELKIDSSTVERIDCGQTPNAVVIQFSVGELKAQVCVEVLVEYPFFVFGQGWSSCCPDRTTQLFELSCAKLCVGDVCVSLTLRRLRNGSLQDTEALGARLKTARMSDPCNNTELMNQRPNTATSNTGLLMKASGVERVQTSAPAPGRGGPTQMGLNPRSVEGISGIADVKIDMATPSKIQCRDPERTSVRKRRWSAPERDQTERAEGEPPSTLPSIIPQESN; this is encoded by the exons ATGAAATCCAATCAGGAGCGGAGTAATGGATGCCTGCCACCTAAAAAGCGAGAGATCCTGGCACTGGAGCAGAGGCCAGTGGTAGTAGCTGCTGCAACTCCTCCTGTGGTCCATCCTGATCCCACTCCTCACACTGAGAACCTTGCATGGCTGGCAAATGTAGCCAGTGAACGGTGCAGGTCCAGAGACACAGAGAGTCCAAGACGTCCCAACTCTTCCACTTCCTCCTCTTCTCCTCCCCCTTCCATCCCAACGTCATGTACTCCCCTGTCTGCAGTGACGCTTGGCTCCCTACCTGCAGTCTACTCGACAACCATTCCTCAGCACACGGGAACCATCCAGTTTGCACAGCTCGGACCTAATGTTCAGTTCATCAGTTCTGGGCCCTACGCTGGCTACATATCTTCTCATGTGGTCCCTGCAAATACCAGCTCCGTGGGACAGCGCTCCCAGCTGGATGGTTACACCACCGCCCTGATATCACCTAACACCAAAGGAGAGCAGCAGTTCCAAATTGGCGTCCCTCCAACAGAGCTTGCCCCTGTTACCCTTTCAAACTCTCCACAAATAACCAACCAGTACATACATCTCGATAACAGAACACCTCTGACCGTCAGTGGAACCGCCATCTCATCACCTGGAGCCCACCTCCAGCTCCACCCTCACTCTGCTGTCCTCCCTCAAACACTCACCCTTGCTCCCTCGCAGCTGCTGGTTCAGTATTCAGATGGTTTTGTGGGAAAGAAACCAGAGGTGCATGCCAAGGGTATGCTGAATGGCGAGCTTGAAGTCGTCAAACAGATTAAAGCTCCTACTCAAATGGTAAATCATCATCAAGTCCAGAGTTATGAGGCTAGACACATTCTTGTGCCTGCAGAGTATGGCCAGAACCCATCCGGACTCCAGACCTCATTGGTACTTGTAGCCCAGCCAAACCATGGAGCTGATCAGGAACAGAGCACCAATAAGATTTCCTTACTTCAGACCGAGAAGGGCAGCATCTGTTTGGGGAAACCGATGTCTAGATCTTCTTCTTTCTCCTCCCTCTCATCGTCAGAGGTGGTGAAAACTATCGCCCCCCATGCAGTCATGCAGGCCACTCTTCCCGCTGAAGAAATACCTGTCAGTCTTTATTCCTCCACACAAGCTCCAATCATCGGCTATTTCACCAGTGCCAACCAGCATGCAGTTAGTTATCACACAGCACTGCCTCAGCACTTGGTCATTCCTAGTGGTCAGTCCTTGCTCATCCCAGTCAGCAGCGCCAACAATGGCACAGAAACAGAGGTGAGCCGTGCTGTTAGCTCCCTGACTGCTACCACAACACCCCAGATATCCACTGCCATGCCTCATGCCTATCTCGCCACAGCCCTGTCCAAATGTGAGCCAATTGGCACAGATGGAAATCAAGTACCCCGCGCTGTAGCCCCAGCACACCCTACCTTGCCCTCAAACCCAGCCCCTGCAGTGGTGACAGCTCCCTCTCCAGTCCCAGCTCCAATCCCTGTTTCTGGCAATGCTCCAGTCTCCACTTCCATCCAAGCTTCTCCCACCATCTCCTCTCCTTCCTCCCCCGTGGCCCTACCGCCATTCTTCATGAGAGGTTCCATCATTCAGCTCGCCGATGGGGAGCTGAAGCGTGTGGAGGATCTCAAAACCGAGGACTTCATTCAAAGCGCGGAGATCAGCAGTGAACTGAAGATCGACTCCAGTACCGTTGAGCGTATCGATTGTGGCCAGACTCCCAACGCTGTGGTCATACAGTTTTCTGTTGGGGAGCTCAAAGCCCAG GTGTGTGTGGAGGTTCTGGTGGAATATCCCTTCTTTGTATTTGGTCAGGGCTGGTCCTCCTGTTGTCCTGACCGGACCACTCAGCTATTTGAGCTGTCCTGTGCTAAGCTGTGCGTGGGGGACGTCTGCGTATCTCTGACACTTCGCCGGCTGAGAAATGGTTCGCTACAAGACACCGAAGCTTTGGGGGCCAGGCTGAAGACGGCCCGAATGTCGGACCCCTGCAACAACACAGAGCTCATGAATCAGAGGCCAAACACTGCAACCAGTAACACCGGTCTTCTTATGAAGGCCTCTGGTGTAGAGAGAGTGCAGACATCTGCACCTGCGCCAGGACGAGGGGGACCAACCCAAATGGGACTAAATCCGAGATCAGTGGAAGGAATCTCTGGAATTGCAGATGTGAAAATAGATATGGCCACACCGTCCAAAATCCAGTGCAGAGATCCAGAAAGAACCTCTGTTCGAAAGAGAAGATGGTCCGCTCCAGAGCGGGACCAGACTGAGAGAGCAGAGGGGGAGCCTCCGTCAACTCTGCCCTCCATCATCCCTCAGGAG